In Curtobacterium sp. TC1, the following proteins share a genomic window:
- a CDS encoding SDR family oxidoreductase, translating into MTDTTNAPIALITGASRGIGRLLAQKLGQRGVTVVVTYKGNADLAEESLADVKAAGGDGITAQVDIEQPESIDALFDLVRDTYGRLDHFVANAAASAFKPVKELKLHHLDRSYATNARSFVLGAQRAAELMDRGGRIVVVTSYGSLRAFPTYAALGAAKAMSESYMKYMAVEFGPRQITVNAVNGGLIDTDSLEYFYTKVPGQAPIDSVFEKLPLQRPGTADDMADAVDFLLSDKAGYITGQVLSVDGGLTVIAPPFWADTTSPLRDAVLPADAAGADTAE; encoded by the coding sequence GTGACCGACACCACCAACGCACCCATCGCACTGATCACGGGCGCTTCGCGCGGCATCGGCCGCCTGCTCGCGCAGAAGCTCGGCCAGCGCGGCGTCACCGTCGTGGTGACGTACAAGGGCAACGCCGACCTCGCCGAGGAATCGCTGGCCGACGTCAAGGCCGCCGGCGGCGACGGCATCACCGCGCAGGTCGACATCGAGCAGCCGGAGTCGATCGACGCCCTGTTCGACCTGGTGCGCGACACCTACGGCCGCCTCGACCACTTCGTCGCGAACGCTGCCGCCAGCGCGTTCAAGCCGGTCAAGGAGCTCAAGCTGCACCACCTGGACCGCAGCTACGCCACCAACGCCCGCTCGTTCGTGCTCGGGGCGCAACGCGCTGCCGAGCTGATGGACCGGGGTGGCCGCATCGTCGTCGTGACCTCGTACGGATCGCTCCGCGCCTTCCCGACCTACGCCGCACTCGGTGCCGCCAAGGCGATGAGCGAGTCCTACATGAAGTACATGGCGGTCGAGTTCGGGCCGCGTCAGATCACCGTCAACGCGGTGAACGGCGGCCTCATCGACACCGACTCGCTCGAGTACTTCTACACGAAGGTCCCCGGGCAGGCGCCGATCGACTCCGTGTTCGAGAAGCTCCCGCTGCAGCGCCCCGGTACCGCCGACGACATGGCGGACGCCGTCGACTTCCTGCTGTCGGACAAGGCCGGGTACATCACCGGGCAGGTGCTGTCGGTCGACGGCGGGCTGACCGTGATCGCGCCGCCGTTCTGGGCGGACACGACGTCGCCGCTCCGCGACGCGGTACTGCCGGCCGACGCCGCGGGCGCGGACACCGCAGAATAG
- a CDS encoding acyl-CoA dehydrogenase family protein yields MTIVEQTSTGFDEAAFQQLKAEVTEWVRGRGEQWAEEIERTGQLAAELFQELKDKGWLSLAAPTELGGRAIPFSRYLEIMEIVSRSHASIRMLVHVINGTWRAMAPYATPEQIEQVVKPSVAGDQLVAFTLTEATAGTGADIRTTVRREGDTYVMNGEKHLITFGVKADYWLIAARLEGTTGQDGTVAFLMPNSGLPGAEVIDDSDTMGIRGTDHAILRFTDVPVPASALLGAEGQGLEVALGGFLLPSRVSVAMSAVGLAERANELAVEYANKRETFGKQLSSRQAIQFYLAENYADIAAARALVLEAARAYEEDRPDAGTLSSASKMVAVDMLARVTDKALQVHGGQGYWKRNAIERVYRDARAQRFEEGTNEIQKLVVGRAVVTGQAGF; encoded by the coding sequence ATGACGATCGTCGAGCAGACGAGCACCGGGTTCGACGAAGCCGCCTTCCAGCAGCTCAAGGCCGAGGTCACCGAGTGGGTCCGCGGCCGTGGCGAGCAGTGGGCCGAGGAGATCGAGCGCACCGGCCAGCTCGCCGCCGAGCTCTTCCAGGAGCTCAAGGACAAGGGCTGGCTGTCGCTCGCGGCGCCGACCGAGCTCGGCGGACGGGCCATCCCGTTCTCGCGCTACCTGGAGATCATGGAGATCGTGTCGCGTTCGCACGCGTCGATCCGCATGCTCGTCCACGTCATCAACGGGACGTGGCGCGCGATGGCCCCCTACGCGACGCCGGAGCAGATCGAGCAGGTCGTCAAGCCGTCCGTCGCCGGCGACCAGCTCGTCGCGTTCACCCTGACCGAGGCCACCGCGGGCACCGGCGCGGACATCCGGACCACCGTCCGCCGCGAGGGCGACACCTACGTGATGAACGGCGAGAAGCACCTCATCACGTTCGGCGTCAAGGCCGACTACTGGCTCATCGCCGCCCGCCTCGAGGGCACCACCGGTCAGGACGGCACGGTCGCGTTCCTCATGCCGAACAGCGGGCTGCCGGGTGCCGAGGTGATCGACGACTCCGACACCATGGGCATCCGCGGCACCGACCACGCGATCCTGCGCTTCACCGACGTGCCCGTGCCGGCCAGTGCGCTGCTCGGCGCCGAGGGCCAGGGGCTCGAGGTCGCGCTCGGCGGCTTCCTGCTGCCGAGCCGTGTGTCCGTCGCGATGAGCGCCGTCGGCCTCGCCGAGCGGGCGAACGAGCTCGCCGTCGAGTACGCCAACAAGCGCGAGACCTTCGGCAAGCAGCTCTCCAGCCGCCAGGCGATCCAGTTCTACCTGGCCGAGAACTACGCCGACATCGCCGCCGCCCGCGCCCTGGTGCTCGAGGCTGCCCGCGCCTACGAAGAGGACCGTCCCGACGCCGGCACGCTGTCCAGCGCCTCGAAGATGGTCGCCGTCGACATGCTCGCCCGCGTCACCGACAAGGCCCTGCAGGTGCACGGCGGCCAGGGCTACTGGAAGCGCAACGCGATCGAGCGCGTCTACCGCGACGCGCGCGCGCAGCGCTTCGAAGAGGGCACCAACGAGATCCAGAAGCTGGTCGTCGGCCGCGCCGTCGTGACCGGCCAGGCCGGGTTCTAG
- the aroA gene encoding 3-phosphoshikimate 1-carboxyvinyltransferase, with translation MQLVVRGTSAPLVGELDVPVSKYRAHRALVLASLAKGTSIVSGISATRQVEWTVGTLRALGVDVKRRGNEYHVTGLGGRYEATDVVDHGSRGADGILNMGSSGTTLYFMTGLASLADKPMTLAGMKYFQRRPIKALLTSLTQMGIELEATNDCPPVTVQPKRPRGGDVTIAGTLSQWVSGLLLVAPFAEQETRIHITGGRLNEQPYVELTVRMMRQFGLTVEVSDDWLEYRIPANQQATPHDYVIPPDIGSAAFGIAAAGIRESNLLLRGMTAFTTAETDHPESEFLDLATAMGVPMRIDEETGFVRIEHDGSPLRPLDIDCQPIPDLLPVLSTMATFAEGTTRLWNVAHIRLKESDRVAAMLQLNRMGGRAEQGADELRVTGVGAEGLHGAQMSSFNDHRVLMSLAVAASKARGTSGLTYPRAYRISYPTFLEAMNSVGLDMEVGDALAAQIARDDRADAAEAAEMADARTDLGERTDGVRADGERTDLGEQQPVAPTSPEPPELAGIDADPLVLSEKVRALATSDPDGLAVIEVGGAAPVNTTWRELQDEADKVSALLLELGVRTGESVAMQLPNWREFVSITLGAIQIGAVATPIMPVFGPRETTMTLARSRARVVFLPNVFRKRRPALELLDVIDEAKAQQRRLSVEHVIVLRSEARGQVDAPTNQPPLPADALDRVAASDWHWRYFDNALDAVHVDVDEITSRAPGPDDVCQLLFTSGTTGEPKGVQHPHRTLGLATAMHVAQSGLTSADRIYIPSPLAHQTGFLYGMLLAFRLGAPQVIQPVWDGTVALEQAFGAAKASFVQCATPFLTDLVDLVEAGAAQPESLRIFVPTGAAVPRALAQRAATVLGTAILGAFGTSETCLGALSSPSDDPAAAYGHDGRALPGIRIRIVDDEGHELPTDTEGNFELHSPTMFDGYLDRQDLTDDVFTEDGWYRTGDLAKVDANGFLSITGRVKDVINRGGEKIPVVEIENLLYQHPLVTDVAIVAMPDARLGERACAFVVPAAGADQLDFPSMQQALDKAGVSKYYWPERLEYIDELPRNAVGKVQKNTLREQAAALVATKENETR, from the coding sequence ATGCAGTTGGTCGTGCGCGGCACGTCCGCACCACTCGTCGGGGAGCTCGACGTCCCCGTCTCGAAGTACCGCGCGCACCGCGCCCTGGTGCTCGCGTCACTGGCGAAGGGCACGAGCATCGTCTCCGGCATCAGCGCCACCCGCCAGGTCGAGTGGACCGTCGGGACGCTCCGTGCCCTCGGCGTCGACGTCAAGCGTCGCGGGAACGAGTACCACGTCACCGGGCTCGGCGGCCGGTACGAGGCCACCGACGTCGTCGACCACGGGTCCCGCGGTGCCGACGGCATCCTGAACATGGGGTCGTCCGGCACCACGCTCTACTTCATGACGGGTCTGGCGTCACTCGCCGACAAGCCGATGACGCTCGCGGGCATGAAGTACTTCCAGCGGCGGCCCATCAAGGCGCTGCTGACGTCGCTGACCCAGATGGGTATCGAGCTCGAGGCGACGAACGACTGCCCGCCCGTCACCGTGCAGCCGAAGCGCCCCCGCGGCGGCGACGTCACGATCGCCGGCACCCTGTCGCAGTGGGTCTCCGGCCTGCTGCTGGTGGCCCCGTTCGCCGAGCAGGAGACCCGGATCCACATCACCGGCGGCCGGCTGAACGAGCAGCCCTACGTCGAGCTCACCGTGCGCATGATGCGGCAGTTCGGACTGACCGTCGAGGTCTCCGACGACTGGCTCGAGTACCGGATCCCGGCGAACCAGCAGGCCACCCCGCACGACTACGTCATCCCGCCGGACATCGGTTCCGCCGCGTTCGGCATCGCCGCTGCGGGCATCCGCGAGTCGAACCTCCTCCTGCGCGGCATGACGGCCTTCACCACCGCCGAGACCGACCACCCGGAGAGCGAGTTCCTCGACCTCGCGACGGCGATGGGCGTCCCGATGCGGATCGACGAGGAGACCGGGTTCGTGCGCATCGAGCACGACGGCTCTCCGCTCCGACCGCTCGACATCGACTGCCAGCCGATCCCCGACCTGCTGCCGGTCCTGTCGACGATGGCCACCTTCGCCGAGGGCACCACCCGGCTCTGGAACGTCGCCCACATCCGGTTGAAGGAGTCCGACCGCGTCGCGGCGATGCTGCAGCTCAACCGCATGGGTGGCCGGGCGGAGCAGGGTGCCGACGAGCTCCGCGTCACCGGGGTCGGCGCCGAGGGACTGCACGGCGCGCAGATGTCGTCGTTCAACGACCACCGCGTGCTCATGTCGCTGGCCGTCGCCGCCTCGAAGGCGCGCGGCACCTCGGGGCTGACCTACCCGCGGGCCTACCGGATCTCGTACCCGACGTTCCTCGAGGCGATGAACTCCGTCGGCCTCGACATGGAGGTCGGCGACGCCCTCGCTGCGCAGATCGCCCGCGACGACCGGGCCGACGCGGCCGAGGCCGCCGAGATGGCCGATGCGCGCACCGACCTCGGCGAGCGCACCGACGGCGTACGCGCCGACGGCGAGCGCACCGACCTCGGCGAGCAGCAGCCGGTCGCGCCCACGAGCCCGGAACCGCCCGAGCTCGCCGGCATCGACGCCGACCCCCTGGTGCTGAGCGAGAAGGTCCGTGCGCTTGCCACCAGTGACCCCGACGGCCTCGCCGTCATCGAGGTCGGGGGAGCAGCCCCCGTGAACACCACGTGGCGCGAGCTGCAGGACGAGGCCGACAAGGTCTCCGCGCTCCTGCTCGAACTCGGGGTCCGCACGGGCGAGTCGGTCGCCATGCAGCTGCCGAACTGGCGCGAGTTCGTGTCCATCACGCTCGGGGCGATCCAGATCGGCGCCGTCGCGACGCCGATCATGCCGGTGTTCGGCCCGCGCGAGACGACGATGACGCTCGCCCGGTCGCGTGCGCGGGTGGTGTTCCTGCCGAACGTCTTCCGCAAGCGCCGTCCGGCGCTCGAGCTCCTCGACGTCATCGACGAGGCGAAGGCCCAGCAGCGCCGGCTGTCGGTCGAGCACGTCATCGTGCTCCGGTCCGAGGCGCGCGGGCAGGTCGACGCCCCGACGAACCAGCCGCCGCTGCCCGCCGACGCCCTGGACCGGGTGGCGGCGAGCGACTGGCACTGGCGGTACTTCGACAACGCGCTCGACGCGGTGCACGTCGACGTCGACGAGATCACGTCGCGCGCGCCGGGCCCCGACGACGTGTGCCAGCTGCTCTTCACCTCGGGCACGACGGGGGAGCCGAAGGGCGTGCAGCACCCGCACCGCACCCTCGGTCTGGCCACGGCGATGCACGTCGCGCAGTCCGGCCTGACGAGCGCGGACCGGATCTACATCCCGTCGCCGCTCGCGCACCAGACCGGGTTCCTGTACGGCATGCTGCTGGCGTTCCGGCTCGGTGCGCCGCAGGTCATCCAGCCCGTGTGGGACGGCACGGTCGCGCTCGAGCAGGCGTTCGGCGCCGCGAAGGCGTCGTTCGTGCAGTGCGCGACCCCGTTCCTGACCGACCTCGTCGACCTGGTCGAGGCCGGTGCCGCCCAGCCCGAGTCGCTGCGGATCTTCGTGCCGACCGGTGCCGCCGTGCCGCGGGCGCTCGCCCAGCGGGCCGCGACGGTGCTCGGCACGGCGATCCTCGGCGCGTTCGGCACGAGCGAGACGTGCCTCGGCGCCCTGTCCAGCCCGAGCGACGACCCGGCTGCCGCGTACGGGCACGACGGCCGTGCGTTGCCGGGCATCCGGATCCGGATCGTCGACGACGAAGGCCACGAGCTGCCCACCGACACCGAGGGCAACTTCGAGCTGCACTCGCCGACCATGTTCGACGGGTACCTCGACCGCCAGGACCTGACCGACGACGTCTTCACCGAGGACGGCTGGTACCGGACCGGCGACCTGGCGAAGGTCGACGCGAACGGCTTCCTGTCGATCACCGGTCGGGTCAAGGACGTCATCAACCGCGGTGGCGAGAAGATCCCGGTCGTCGAGATCGAGAACCTGCTCTACCAGCACCCGCTGGTCACCGACGTGGCGATCGTCGCCATGCCGGACGCCCGACTCGGGGAGCGTGCCTGCGCGTTCGTCGTGCCGGCCGCCGGTGCCGACCAGCTCGACTTCCCGTCGATGCAGCAGGCACTCGACAAGGCGGGCGTGAGCAAGTACTACTGGCCGGAGCGGCTCGAGTACATCGACGAACTGCCGCGCAACGCGGTCGGCAAGGTCCAGAAGAACACCCTGCGCGAGCAGGCGGCCGCGCTCGTCGCGACGAAGGAGAACGAGACACGATGA
- a CDS encoding glutamate--cysteine ligase, with the protein MYSMDIRFTESPPSTIGVEWELPLVDLSTGDLTPRAPAVIAAVHERIGDRERVTEELLTNTVEVVSSVHSRVGDATSELSGIIGEVIDAAEPLDAQVMCSGTHPFAVWDQQEITPDSEHYTTLIDRTRWWGRQMLIWGVHVHVGIDDRDKALPILGAMLAYVPHLQAFTASSPFWAGIDTGYASNRALMFQQLPTGGLPPALGAWANFEEVVSDLTHTGVIDSVKDLRWDIRPSPKWGTLENRVSDGISTLHEVGAVTALVQCLVTTMSDRLDAGETLPTMQPWFIRENKWRAARYGMEAEIITNAAGDERLVTDEVHDLVQRLDPVAERLGCQQELHHLDTMIANGASYQRQLRVAQEHGGDLREVVRHLVTEFRESL; encoded by the coding sequence ATGTACAGCATGGACATCCGCTTCACCGAGTCCCCTCCGTCGACCATCGGCGTCGAGTGGGAACTCCCGCTGGTCGACCTGTCGACCGGCGACCTCACGCCCCGTGCCCCTGCCGTCATCGCGGCCGTGCACGAACGGATCGGCGACCGCGAGCGGGTGACCGAGGAACTCCTGACGAACACCGTCGAGGTCGTCTCCAGCGTGCACTCCCGGGTCGGCGACGCCACGAGCGAGCTGTCGGGCATCATCGGCGAGGTCATCGACGCCGCCGAGCCGCTCGACGCCCAGGTCATGTGCTCCGGGACGCATCCGTTCGCGGTGTGGGACCAGCAGGAGATCACCCCGGACAGCGAGCACTACACGACCCTCATCGACCGGACGCGCTGGTGGGGGCGGCAGATGCTCATCTGGGGCGTCCACGTGCACGTCGGCATCGACGACCGTGACAAGGCCCTGCCGATCCTCGGCGCGATGCTCGCGTACGTCCCGCACCTGCAGGCCTTCACGGCGTCCAGCCCGTTCTGGGCCGGCATCGACACCGGCTACGCCTCGAACCGCGCGCTGATGTTCCAGCAACTCCCCACCGGTGGACTGCCGCCGGCGCTCGGGGCCTGGGCGAACTTCGAAGAGGTGGTGAGCGACCTCACCCACACCGGCGTCATCGACAGCGTGAAGGACCTGCGCTGGGACATCCGCCCGTCGCCGAAGTGGGGCACGCTCGAGAACCGGGTGTCGGACGGCATCTCGACCCTGCACGAGGTCGGTGCCGTGACGGCACTCGTGCAGTGCCTGGTCACCACGATGTCCGACCGGCTCGACGCCGGTGAGACCCTGCCGACGATGCAGCCCTGGTTCATCCGCGAGAACAAGTGGCGCGCCGCCCGCTACGGCATGGAGGCCGAGATCATCACGAACGCCGCCGGCGACGAGCGGCTCGTGACCGACGAGGTGCACGACCTGGTGCAGCGGCTCGACCCGGTGGCCGAACGGCTCGGTTGCCAGCAGGAGTTGCACCACCTCGACACGATGATCGCGAACGGGGCGTCGTACCAGCGGCAGCTCCGGGTCGCGCAGGAGCACGGCGGGGACCTGCGCGAGGTCGTCCGACACCTGGTGACGGAGTTCCGCGAGTCACTCTGA
- the ffh gene encoding signal recognition particle protein — MAQFGSLSDRLTETFRNLRSKGRLTPSDVDGTVREIRRALLDADVALEVVKAFTAAVRERALSDEVNRALNPAQQVVQIVNEELVGILGGQQRRLEFAKKPPTVIMLAGLQGAGKTTLAGKLGKWLKKDGHTPMLVAADLQRPNAVQQLQVVGEQAGVHVFAPEPGNGVGDPVKVAKNAIKAAVDQQYDTVIVDTAGRLGVDAELMKQAANIRKAVDPDEVLFVIDAMIGQDAVVTARAFQEGVDFTGVVLSKLDGDARGGAALSVASVTGRPIMFASTGEGLDDFEPFHPDRMASRILDLGDIMSLIEQAQSAFDEEEARAVAEKIASDSFTLNDFLQQMQQLRKAGSIKGMLGMLPGAKGMREALDNFDEREIVRTEAIIQSMTPKERELPKLLNGSRRLRIAKGAGSTVTEVNALVNRFEQAAKMMKTVARGGVPQMPGMGPIPGMHGGKKQQQGGKKKSKVGNPAKRAAIAAGTAAAPQQAPKGSGLGLGGAAKGGKAPTEEELASLQKFLGR; from the coding sequence ATGGCGCAATTCGGTTCACTCTCCGATCGGCTGACCGAGACCTTCCGCAATCTGCGGAGCAAGGGTCGGCTGACTCCGTCCGACGTCGACGGCACCGTCCGCGAGATCCGGCGGGCGCTCCTCGACGCCGACGTCGCGCTCGAGGTCGTCAAGGCGTTCACCGCAGCAGTGCGCGAACGCGCCCTCTCCGACGAGGTCAACCGCGCGCTGAACCCGGCGCAGCAGGTCGTCCAGATCGTCAACGAGGAACTCGTCGGCATCCTGGGCGGTCAGCAGCGACGTCTCGAGTTCGCGAAGAAGCCGCCGACGGTCATCATGCTCGCGGGTCTGCAGGGTGCCGGTAAGACCACCCTCGCCGGCAAGCTCGGCAAGTGGCTCAAGAAGGACGGCCACACCCCGATGCTCGTCGCGGCGGACCTCCAGCGCCCGAACGCCGTGCAGCAGCTGCAGGTCGTCGGTGAACAGGCCGGCGTGCACGTCTTTGCTCCGGAGCCCGGCAACGGCGTCGGCGACCCGGTCAAGGTCGCCAAGAACGCCATCAAGGCCGCCGTCGACCAGCAGTACGACACCGTCATCGTGGACACCGCCGGTCGTCTCGGTGTCGATGCCGAGCTGATGAAGCAGGCCGCGAACATCCGCAAGGCCGTCGACCCCGACGAGGTCCTGTTCGTCATCGACGCGATGATCGGTCAGGACGCCGTCGTCACGGCGCGCGCGTTCCAGGAAGGCGTCGACTTCACCGGGGTCGTCCTGTCGAAGCTCGACGGCGACGCCCGCGGTGGTGCGGCCCTGTCGGTCGCCAGTGTCACCGGCCGTCCGATCATGTTCGCGTCCACCGGCGAAGGCCTCGACGACTTCGAGCCGTTCCACCCGGACCGCATGGCGAGCCGCATCCTCGACCTCGGCGACATCATGTCGCTCATCGAGCAGGCCCAGTCGGCGTTCGACGAAGAAGAAGCCCGCGCGGTCGCCGAGAAGATCGCGTCCGACTCGTTCACGCTGAACGACTTCCTGCAGCAGATGCAGCAGCTCCGCAAGGCCGGCTCGATCAAGGGCATGCTCGGCATGCTCCCCGGCGCCAAGGGCATGCGCGAGGCGCTCGACAACTTCGACGAGCGCGAGATCGTCCGTACCGAGGCGATCATCCAGTCGATGACACCGAAGGAGCGCGAACTGCCGAAGCTCCTGAACGGCTCGCGTCGCCTGCGGATCGCCAAGGGGGCCGGCTCCACGGTCACCGAGGTCAACGCACTCGTGAACCGCTTCGAGCAGGCCGCCAAGATGATGAAGACCGTCGCCCGCGGTGGTGTGCCGCAGATGCCGGGCATGGGTCCGATCCCGGGCATGCACGGCGGCAAGAAGCAGCAGCAGGGCGGCAAGAAGAAGTCGAAGGTCGGCAACCCGGCCAAGCGCGCAGCGATCGCCGCCGGTACCGCTGCCGCTCCGCAGCAGGCGCCGAAGGGCTCCGGCCTCGGCCTCGGCGGGGCCGCCAAGGGCGGCAAGGCGCCGACCGAGGAAGAGCTCGCGAGTCTGCAGAAGTTCCTGGGGCGCTAG